ggtggccaaaaattggaaaatgaggggatgcccttcaattggggaatggctgaacaaattgtggtatatgttggtgatggaatactattgtgctcaaaggaacaatgaagtggaggaattccatgaggactggaacaacctccaggaagtgatggagagtgaaaggagcagaaccaggagaacattgtacataaaaaCTGATATACTGTGACACAATcgcatgtaatggacttctctactagcagcaatgcagtgatccaggacaattcagagggacttatgagaaagatgctatccacatccagaggaagaaccatgggagtagaaacgcagaagagaaacaactgcttgattacatgggtcgatggggatatgactggggatggagactctaaaggatcaccctagtgcaaatatgaataatatggaaatagatcttgatcaatgacacatgctaaacccagtggaattatacaTTAGATATGGTAatggggtgagggaaggggagggaaagaacatgagtcttgtaaccatggaaaaatattctaattaatctaattaaataacattaaaaaaaagatggaaggtaaaggtgtaaaaaaaaaatcagtaagccCAATGGAGGTGATGGAAAGAGGGGGCAATACATAAtcatacttaatatttatttggaTATACTCATTTGGCAGCCCTCCTCTTCTCCACTTCTAGAGGAATATAGATTTCTTAGGAATGTAGCTTATGTGAGTCTTTGTGTTATGTTTGGGACATAGGaggtaatttatatatatataacccttaccttaccttccaccttagaactcTCAGCACTTGACCCTGCAACTGGTATCCATCAggtctttattattttattaggagATAGGTCACCCTGAAATGAGCCAGGGGCCAGGGAAGAGCCAAAAAACAAATTAGAGGTTCAAGGCAAGCCAGAAAAGGGTGTGGGAGGGGGTGAATGAGTGAGGGTGCACTGGCTGAGGGAGATATCACTCCAGGCAGGGAGGATCTTGGAAGATTTTTTGGAGGAAGAGTTGTTTAAGGAGGGTGGGAGAGCTGGGGTCTTAAAGGAATAGAAGGTTTAATTAGGCACAGACTAGAGATTAGATTAGAGACTAGCATTCCAGATAAAGGGAGCCTGTGGGCTAGTAGCAGGATTAGGTGATCTCAGGAAATAATTTTCTTGATCCAGGAGAGGTAGGGAACCACTGCAGTCACTACAGGGGGTTTGAAGACATCCACACAGTTTCCTTTGGAGCTAAAGGAGATGATCCCATAAACCTTCTCTCCTTTACAGATCAAGGGGCTCCCCGAGTCTCCCTGGAGGAACAAAAAATGGTGTCAGCTTTATTTCTGGAAACCCCAAGTTTGCCTCTGTCCTTTGGGAATTTGCCTTGCGGAAAATCCCAGACTGACTTAGTCTCTAACTAAAcagtaaaccttaaaatacttaatgatcccagtttaggtgggTCTAGTAGACATAATCAAATAAATCAACCATACTTCCTGTCCTTAGTTTCCCAAAATATATATAAGACCCTATgctctattattctttggagaatcatctttggtgGTTCATTCTCCCAGAGacagtgttcccagagtcccagagctttggtTCTATTTGGAATTAAACCCTTGACTCTGTGTGGCAGGGGAATATTGAATACtgtctcttgtcctgattaaagatttggtcttgctgactactttagtggttttgtgtttttccaagttgacaatgGTTACCCTTCCTGCCAGGCAAACCCAATCCTGCCAGCAGCCAGTTTCTCAGAATTCAAGAAAACTGTCTCGCCAAACTAGGGAAAAAGAGGAAGTCATTTCAAGGACTCCAGAATCCTGTCTTTTTTACTACCTGTCCAGCTAGACAAGGAAGGGAGATTTCCCCATGGATGACTGCTCAGGAATCCTTTTTTCTTAACTATTAATACTGTCTGTACCCATTAGAAGAGTAAAGAAACACTAGTTCCAAGAGTCAGTCTTTAAGTTCATGAGAGGTCACACATGGAAAAATGGTGGGTACAAAACAAAATCGAATCAGTTACATTTTCCCAGAAACTCACTTTCAAAAGATCCCAGACTCTCAGAATCAGAGACTCCCAGAGAAACCAGTGTTGGAGGGAGTAATAAACAAATAAGTCCTGTTTTTATAGCACTTgaagatttataaaatgtttcCCTCACCACTATATTAAGTAGGAAATACAGGGATGGGTTGTCTATACCCATTGTGCAGAGAAGGAAAGATTCAGGTGGAATGTAATTTATTGGCCAAGACGGGGCTGGAAATGGAGCCTAACTCTGAGCCTGGGGCTTATTCATTATATTCCACTGCTGATCACCCAGTTTTAGAAATCGTCTAGTCCAAGCTTCCACTGAGTTAGGTCGGGCAGATATTATTCTCCCCTGTTTTATGGGTGGGGAAAATGGAGGTCCAGGAAAATGTGTCGTGTTCAAAGTCATCCTGTGAGTTGAGTCTGAACTCACATCTTAGAAATACATGataggggcagttgggtgactcagtggatagaaagccagatctggagttgggttcaaatgtgacctcagacacttcctagctgtgtgaccctgggagagtcacttaacttccatcgccttgcccttaccactcttctgccttggaaccaatacctagtatcaatttGAAGATGAAAGggtttaaagataaaaataaaaaggatgcaGGATGTATAAATCTTCCTCCTACTCTGTGGGATACTAGAACCCAAAGAAGCAAGAATCCACACGCCCCTCCACTCCTTGCAATTCCAAGTGTCCCTCCTGGAGTCCCCATTACCTTGCAGGGTGCAGAACCCTTTTTGATCCCAGCCACACAGAGCGTCGTGGGTGTGATCTTCCCATGCCAGAAGCGGCTGTTGTTACACATGCGACTGTCCAACACCTTCACGTTCAGCTCCTGAAGGGTCTGGGCTGACCCTCCGTCCTGGCGCAGCTGACCCCAGCCAGCCACAGTGCATTTTGTCCCAGGCTGCAGTGGCTTCAGAAACAGATTTCTGGGCAGGGAAACTAGCTGCACCTCTGAGTTCAGTTTTACTTTTCTGTCCAGCtgggggtaggaaaagaaggggtggggaagggttttATAACTCTCTGTCCAAGCCCACATCTGTCTGCCTGGCTCTATCTACTCTCAACTCACCTTTCATCAGACAGTCTCATCTTGCTGTCTCCCCAACAGGGTCAGACTCATGTTATCTTAACCCACATTTGCCATCATCCTCAtcacaataat
This sequence is a window from Monodelphis domestica isolate mMonDom1 chromosome 3, mMonDom1.pri, whole genome shotgun sequence. Protein-coding genes within it:
- the GZMM gene encoding granzyme M; this translates as MWAWTESYKTLPHPFFSYPQLDRKVKLNSEVQLVSLPRNLFLKPLQPGTKCTVAGWGQLRQDGGSAQTLQELNVKVLDSRMCNNSRFWHGKITPTTLCVAGIKKGSAPCKGDSGSPLICKGEKVYGIISFSSKGNCVDVFKPPVVTAVVPYLSWIKKIIS